One Rhizobium sp. NRK18 genomic window carries:
- a CDS encoding DUF1217 domain-containing protein yields MISTFLSYNLVTRDMKASLNRVAADTNVSRDAKYYEENIGKVTSVKEFMDDYRLYSYAMKAHGLEDMTYAKAFMQKVLESDLSDENSYANKLTDDRYRNFAAAFNFTPDTADVQSDAQEEDTIGLYKQSLADEATSVADETAYYKDTITRISSVDDLLGNTRLKNYVLDAFDIEKDHYSNDYLRSILTSDLSDPASVANQTGKSNFKAMAAAFSFDASGNMTGSAVQTDEQQHTVIQAYTFNVPSYTIPAAAEMNKEYFEEQIKNITSVDQLTSDSRLFSIVKTALGLDQYTLKSTFSNIVTSDLSDPNNYAKTFGGAQYVQIAQMFNFQTDGTVASGEFAMTDDNIKAITNKYMSTYDDQDQATLSDLTDYYSSNMKRVESVDELISNKKIHDMVLKAYGFGEDEISDSELRKILTSDLSDPASFANKAKDDRFVKLARDFNFDTKGDASAPLLAQSEAAITSTAKDYIVAKTKFADAKEKDQIKKDAEAESKYYQETITKTTSVSELLSDSRMVNFILEAKGIDPKSVTTEDLKNMFASDLDDPKSFVNQQPDERFAELVASFNFDQDGQLTRDTLGTIQQRGAVKETQDLYLHQSLEQEQGDDDPGVRLALYFERMAPTITSAYDILGDNALLEVFRTAYNLPAEISSMDIDKQAALVKKTMKLEDLDDPEKLRKFVQRFIAMYDLQNDDGSSNAAVSVLSGTGGSISADTLLTLSQLNTGG; encoded by the coding sequence ATGATCTCGACCTTCCTCAGCTACAATCTCGTCACGCGCGACATGAAGGCGAGTCTCAATCGGGTCGCCGCCGACACCAATGTCAGCCGGGATGCGAAGTACTACGAGGAGAACATCGGCAAGGTCACCTCCGTCAAGGAGTTCATGGATGACTACCGGCTCTATTCCTATGCCATGAAGGCCCATGGCCTGGAGGACATGACCTACGCCAAGGCCTTCATGCAGAAGGTGCTGGAAAGCGATCTCTCCGACGAGAACAGCTATGCGAACAAGCTGACCGACGATCGCTATCGCAATTTTGCCGCCGCCTTCAACTTCACGCCGGATACCGCTGACGTCCAGTCCGATGCCCAGGAAGAGGACACGATCGGCCTCTACAAGCAATCGCTGGCTGACGAGGCCACCTCGGTCGCCGACGAAACGGCTTACTACAAGGATACGATCACCCGTATCAGCTCGGTAGACGATCTCCTCGGCAACACACGGCTGAAGAATTACGTCCTCGACGCCTTCGACATTGAGAAGGATCATTATTCGAACGACTATCTGCGCTCGATCCTGACCAGCGATCTGAGCGACCCGGCGAGCGTCGCCAACCAGACCGGAAAATCCAATTTCAAGGCGATGGCTGCGGCCTTCTCCTTCGACGCCAGCGGCAACATGACCGGGTCCGCGGTGCAGACGGACGAGCAGCAGCACACGGTCATCCAGGCCTACACCTTCAACGTGCCGTCCTACACGATCCCGGCCGCCGCCGAGATGAACAAGGAATATTTCGAGGAGCAGATCAAGAACATCACCTCGGTCGATCAGCTGACCTCGGACAGCCGTCTCTTCAGCATCGTCAAGACGGCGCTCGGGCTCGACCAGTACACGCTGAAGTCAACGTTCTCCAACATCGTGACCAGCGACCTGTCCGATCCGAACAACTACGCCAAGACGTTTGGCGGGGCGCAATACGTCCAGATCGCCCAGATGTTCAATTTCCAGACGGATGGCACGGTTGCGAGCGGCGAATTCGCCATGACCGACGACAACATCAAGGCGATCACCAACAAGTACATGTCGACCTATGACGACCAGGACCAGGCGACGCTCTCCGACCTGACGGACTATTATTCGAGCAACATGAAGCGCGTCGAATCCGTCGATGAGCTGATCAGCAACAAGAAGATCCACGACATGGTGCTGAAGGCCTACGGTTTCGGCGAGGACGAGATCTCCGACAGCGAGCTTCGCAAGATCCTGACGAGCGACCTGTCCGATCCGGCGAGCTTTGCCAACAAGGCCAAGGACGACCGTTTCGTCAAACTCGCGCGGGATTTCAACTTCGACACCAAGGGCGACGCATCGGCACCGCTGCTCGCGCAATCGGAAGCGGCGATCACCAGCACGGCGAAGGATTACATCGTCGCCAAGACGAAGTTCGCCGATGCCAAGGAGAAGGACCAGATCAAGAAGGACGCCGAGGCCGAGTCGAAATACTACCAGGAGACCATCACCAAGACGACCAGCGTCTCGGAGCTTCTGTCCGACAGCCGCATGGTCAATTTCATCCTGGAGGCGAAGGGCATCGACCCGAAATCGGTGACCACCGAAGACCTGAAGAACATGTTTGCGTCCGATCTCGACGACCCGAAGAGTTTCGTCAATCAGCAGCCCGACGAACGCTTTGCCGAGCTCGTGGCCTCGTTCAATTTCGATCAGGACGGCCAGTTGACCCGCGATACGCTCGGTACGATCCAGCAGCGCGGCGCGGTCAAGGAGACGCAGGATCTCTATCTGCACCAGTCGCTGGAGCAGGAGCAGGGCGATGACGATCCCGGCGTGCGCCTGGCGCTCTACTTCGAACGCATGGCGCCGACGATCACATCGGCCTACGACATTCTCGGCGACAACGCGCTGCTGGAAGTGTTCCGCACCGCCTATAACCTGCCAGCCGAAATCAGCTCGATGGACATCGACAAGCAGGCGGCGCTTGTAAAGAAGACGATGAAGCTGGAGGACCTCGACGATCCGGAAAAGCTCCGCAAGTTCGTCCAGCGCTTCATCGCGATGTACGATCTGCAGAACGACGACGGCTCATCGAATGCCGCCGTATCCGTTCTTTCCGGCACCGGCGGCTCGATCAGCGCCGACACGCTTTTGACCCTCTCCCAGTTGAATACCGGCGGCTAG
- a CDS encoding DUF6656 family protein, with protein MKTRYYQAAEKKPKLPGQAVHTEFLRTGRIVRGKENWLEEERRYLTYEEVAERTGKMLTAAGERTHERLNRFHKSIQFPKIIFHRTFEQSPHLGYCHITAARTNYPRFNDVIWAFYIANFFSEIGGSDAFFGRLNLKYPRMYFAVAVNQNQPVPADKPAQTKPQRSIAELPPPPRLQIDRSVNNGGILFQTHEKKEAVKNVLLLGARDEALRRIIQAL; from the coding sequence ATGAAGACCAGATATTACCAGGCAGCGGAGAAAAAGCCGAAGCTTCCCGGACAGGCGGTTCATACCGAGTTCCTGCGCACCGGCCGCATCGTGCGCGGCAAGGAAAACTGGCTGGAAGAGGAGCGGCGCTACCTCACCTATGAAGAGGTCGCAGAGCGCACGGGCAAGATGCTGACGGCCGCCGGCGAACGCACCCATGAGCGCCTGAACCGGTTTCACAAATCGATCCAGTTCCCGAAGATCATCTTTCATCGTACCTTCGAACAGAGCCCGCATCTCGGCTATTGCCACATCACGGCGGCGCGGACGAACTATCCGCGCTTCAACGACGTCATCTGGGCGTTCTACATCGCCAACTTCTTCTCCGAAATCGGCGGCTCGGACGCCTTCTTCGGACGTCTGAACCTCAAATATCCGCGCATGTATTTCGCCGTGGCGGTCAACCAGAACCAGCCGGTGCCGGCCGACAAGCCGGCGCAAACCAAGCCGCAGAGGTCGATTGCGGAATTGCCGCCCCCGCCCCGCCTGCAGATCGACCGCAGCGTCAACAATGGCGGCATCCTGTTCCAGACGCACGAGAAGAAGGAAGCGGTCAAGAACGTCCTCCTGCTTGGCGCCCGCGACGAGGCCCTGCGGCGCATCATCCAGGCGCTCTGA
- a CDS encoding Tex family protein: MTADNRKLAILIAAEISARPEQVTAAVDLLDGGATVPFIARYRKEVTGGLDDGQLRTLSERLVYLRELEGRRKTILDSISSQGKLTDELAGKIANVTTKAELEDIYLPYKPKRRTRAEIARERGLGPLADAILADRMADPAKLAEGYITADVTDVKTALDGARDIVAEGISENADLLGKLRNYMKDKAMLRARVVDGKQEAGMKFSDYFDHSERWATAPGHRALAMLRGWNEEFLTLTIDVDADDPAPIKPAQRMIAAEYEIRGEGAGNQWLMEVAGWTWRVKLSMSLSLDLMRELRERAEEEAIHVFARNLKDLLLAAPAGSKTTMGLDPGIRTGVKVAIVDGTGKLLDTTTVYPFPPKNDVRGTQAELASLIRKHKVELIAIGNGTGSRETEKLVADMLAALPAPKPTKVIVSEAGASVYSASQTAATEFPGLDVSLRGAVSIARRLQDPLAELVKIEPKSIGVGQYQHDVDQMKLGRSLDAVVEDAVNAVGVDLNTASVPLLARVSGLGPSIAEAIVLHRDTNGAFASRRQLLDVARLGQRTFEQCAGFLRIPDGKEPLDASAVHPEAYGVAKKIVAACGRDLRTLMGDSAALKAVDPRKFVDETFGLPTVKDIIAELEKPGRDPRPEFKTATFADGIDEITDLKPGMLLEGTVTNVAAFGAFVDIGVHQDGLVHVSQLADRFVKDPHEVVKAGDVVKVRVVEVDVKRKRIGLTMRKDDGGVAAERSARPQPNTARPAARDTRKPQPAQQGSLGAALAEAMKRK; encoded by the coding sequence ATGACAGCAGACAACAGGAAACTCGCCATCCTCATCGCCGCCGAGATCAGCGCCCGCCCCGAGCAGGTGACGGCGGCGGTCGACCTTCTGGATGGTGGCGCGACCGTGCCTTTCATCGCCCGGTACCGCAAGGAAGTGACCGGCGGTCTCGATGACGGCCAGCTGCGCACGCTGTCCGAACGCCTCGTCTACCTGCGCGAACTGGAGGGCCGCCGGAAGACGATCCTCGACAGCATTTCCTCGCAGGGCAAGCTGACCGATGAACTTGCCGGCAAGATCGCCAATGTGACCACCAAGGCAGAACTTGAAGACATCTATCTTCCCTATAAGCCGAAGCGGCGCACCCGCGCCGAAATCGCCCGCGAGCGCGGCCTCGGTCCGCTGGCCGATGCGATCCTTGCGGACCGCATGGCCGATCCGGCGAAGCTTGCTGAAGGCTACATCACCGCCGATGTGACGGACGTGAAGACGGCGCTCGACGGTGCGCGCGACATCGTCGCCGAAGGCATTTCCGAAAATGCCGACCTTCTCGGCAAGCTGCGCAACTACATGAAGGACAAGGCCATGCTCCGCGCCCGGGTGGTCGACGGCAAGCAGGAAGCGGGCATGAAGTTCTCGGATTACTTCGATCATTCCGAGCGCTGGGCGACCGCGCCCGGCCACCGCGCGCTGGCCATGCTGCGCGGCTGGAACGAGGAGTTCCTGACGCTGACCATCGACGTCGATGCCGACGATCCGGCGCCGATCAAGCCCGCCCAGCGGATGATCGCCGCCGAATATGAAATCCGCGGCGAGGGCGCCGGCAATCAGTGGCTGATGGAAGTGGCCGGCTGGACATGGCGCGTGAAGCTCTCCATGTCGCTGTCGCTCGACCTCATGCGCGAACTGCGCGAGCGGGCGGAAGAGGAGGCGATCCACGTCTTCGCCCGCAATCTGAAGGATCTGCTTCTCGCCGCTCCCGCCGGTTCCAAGACGACGATGGGTCTCGATCCGGGCATCCGCACCGGCGTCAAGGTCGCAATCGTCGACGGCACCGGCAAGCTGCTCGACACGACCACCGTCTATCCGTTTCCGCCGAAGAACGATGTGCGCGGCACGCAGGCCGAACTCGCCTCGCTCATCCGCAAGCACAAGGTCGAGCTGATCGCCATCGGCAATGGCACCGGCAGCCGCGAGACCGAGAAGCTGGTGGCCGACATGCTCGCTGCCCTGCCTGCGCCGAAGCCGACCAAGGTCATCGTGTCGGAGGCCGGCGCGTCGGTCTATTCCGCGTCGCAAACCGCTGCCACCGAATTCCCCGGCCTCGACGTGTCGCTGCGCGGCGCCGTCTCGATCGCCCGCCGCCTGCAAGATCCGCTTGCCGAACTCGTGAAGATCGAGCCGAAGTCGATCGGCGTCGGCCAGTACCAACACGATGTCGACCAGATGAAGCTTGGCCGCTCGCTCGATGCGGTGGTCGAAGACGCGGTGAATGCCGTCGGCGTCGATCTCAATACCGCATCCGTGCCGCTGCTCGCCCGCGTGTCCGGCCTCGGTCCGTCGATTGCGGAAGCGATCGTCCTGCACCGCGACACCAACGGTGCCTTCGCCAGCCGCCGCCAGCTTCTCGATGTCGCCCGCCTTGGCCAGCGCACCTTCGAGCAGTGCGCCGGCTTCCTGCGCATCCCGGACGGCAAGGAGCCGCTCGACGCTTCCGCCGTACACCCGGAAGCCTATGGCGTCGCCAAGAAGATCGTCGCCGCCTGCGGCCGCGACCTGCGCACGCTGATGGGCGACAGCGCGGCGCTGAAGGCGGTTGACCCACGCAAGTTCGTCGACGAGACCTTCGGCCTGCCGACGGTCAAGGACATCATCGCCGAACTGGAGAAGCCCGGGCGCGACCCGCGCCCGGAGTTCAAGACGGCTACCTTCGCCGACGGCATCGACGAGATCACCGACTTGAAGCCCGGCATGCTGCTGGAAGGTACGGTGACCAATGTCGCCGCCTTCGGCGCTTTCGTCGATATCGGCGTCCATCAGGACGGGCTCGTGCACGTGTCGCAACTCGCCGATCGCTTCGTCAAGGATCCGCACGAGGTGGTAAAGGCCGGTGATGTGGTCAAGGTCCGTGTCGTCGAGGTCGACGTCAAGCGCAAGCGCATCGGCCTGACCATGCGCAAGGACGATGGCGGCGTTGCCGCCGAGCGCTCGGCCCGGCCGCAACCGAATACAGCCCGGCCGGCGGCCCGCGACACCCGCAAGCCGCAGCCCGCCCAGCAGGGTAGCCTTGGCGCCGCCCTAGCCGAGGCCATGAAGCGCAAGTAA
- a CDS encoding DUF6101 family protein: protein MTTTVLKPIWAGTTLRLDPMRFPQQVTYAPSGSTSTVTISLDERGAVLRKVLPGSGLPISIALPSRVFTGVAARAIDHGDGHVTVTLELHHSDPELCVPLLVAHDLCDIAADWRGWAQAYGIPMLMVEADGVARPLDDHLTGFQVGPPRQRRRHSYFANRRPRFLVRRQTGKLGVTMKIDGKEIIART, encoded by the coding sequence ATGACAACAACGGTTCTCAAACCAATCTGGGCAGGCACCACGCTTCGGCTCGATCCGATGCGCTTTCCCCAGCAGGTAACCTACGCCCCCTCGGGTTCGACAAGCACCGTGACCATCAGTCTGGACGAGCGCGGCGCGGTGCTGCGCAAGGTCCTGCCGGGCAGCGGCCTGCCGATCTCCATAGCACTCCCCTCACGCGTCTTCACCGGCGTCGCGGCCCGTGCCATCGACCACGGCGACGGCCACGTCACCGTGACCCTCGAACTGCACCATTCCGATCCGGAACTCTGCGTTCCGCTGCTGGTTGCCCACGACCTCTGCGACATCGCCGCCGACTGGCGCGGCTGGGCGCAGGCCTACGGCATCCCGATGCTGATGGTCGAGGCCGACGGCGTCGCTCGTCCTCTCGACGACCATTTGACCGGCTTCCAGGTCGGCCCGCCACGCCAGCGCCGCCGCCACTCCTACTTCGCCAACCGTCGTCCGCGCTTCCTCGTCCGCCGCCAGACCGGCAAGCTTGGCGTGACGATGAAGATCGACGGCAAGGAAATCATCGCCCGCACCTGA
- a CDS encoding FAD-binding oxidoreductase, translating into MTSEPLSPAILSRFAAIVGERHAITEASDIQPFITEDRGLYFRKSPLVLLPGSIEEVSEILKLATETGTPIVPQGGNTGHVGGQVPATDGGEIILSLKRMNRIRDIDPVANVVVADAGVVLDDLHTAAAKVDRLFPLSLGSQGSCQIGGNLSTNAGGTAVLAYGNMRNLCLGLEVVLPTGEIWNGLRRLKKDNTGYDLRDLFIGAEGTLGIITGAVLKLFPRPLGHQVALAGLNSVEDTLRLFEIAGEVCGAALTGFELMPSIAVDFAVRHIPGVRNPLASSHAWYALIDVSTSDTSEAAARMMEALLEKGFEDGLVEDAVIASSDAQGQALWHMRESLSPAQKPEGGSIKHDVSVPVSAIPAFMHEADAKVLEMIPGARICGFGHIGDGNIHYNISQPIGADRDAFLARWDEVNDAVHAIVLKYGGSISAEHGIGQLKRDKLAAVRSEIEMDLMRRIKRSFDPAGIMNPGKVVKID; encoded by the coding sequence ATGACCAGTGAGCCCCTTTCGCCCGCGATCTTGAGCCGCTTTGCCGCCATCGTCGGCGAGCGCCATGCGATCACCGAGGCTTCCGACATCCAGCCGTTCATCACCGAAGACCGCGGCCTGTATTTCCGCAAGTCGCCGCTGGTGCTGCTGCCGGGTTCGATCGAGGAGGTCTCCGAGATCCTGAAGCTTGCGACCGAGACCGGCACGCCGATCGTGCCGCAGGGCGGCAATACCGGCCATGTCGGCGGCCAGGTACCGGCGACCGACGGCGGCGAGATCATCCTGTCCTTGAAGCGCATGAACCGCATCCGCGACATCGATCCGGTGGCCAATGTCGTCGTCGCCGATGCGGGCGTCGTGCTCGACGACCTGCATACGGCCGCGGCAAAGGTCGACCGCCTGTTTCCGCTGTCGCTCGGCTCGCAGGGCAGCTGCCAGATCGGCGGCAACCTGTCGACCAATGCCGGTGGCACCGCCGTGCTTGCCTATGGCAACATGCGCAATCTCTGCCTCGGGCTCGAAGTGGTGCTGCCGACCGGCGAAATCTGGAACGGGTTGCGCCGCCTGAAGAAGGACAATACCGGCTACGACCTGCGCGACTTGTTCATCGGCGCCGAAGGCACGCTCGGCATCATCACCGGCGCGGTGCTCAAGCTGTTCCCGCGCCCGCTCGGCCACCAGGTGGCGCTTGCCGGACTGAACTCCGTCGAAGACACGCTCCGCCTCTTCGAGATCGCCGGCGAGGTCTGCGGTGCGGCGCTGACCGGCTTCGAACTGATGCCGAGCATTGCGGTGGACTTTGCCGTCAGGCACATTCCAGGCGTGCGCAATCCGCTTGCATCAAGCCATGCATGGTATGCGCTGATCGACGTTTCAACCTCCGACACCAGCGAGGCGGCGGCCCGCATGATGGAGGCTTTGCTGGAAAAGGGTTTTGAAGACGGACTGGTCGAGGATGCGGTGATCGCCAGCTCGGACGCGCAGGGACAGGCGCTGTGGCACATGCGCGAGAGCCTGTCGCCGGCGCAGAAGCCGGAGGGCGGCTCGATCAAGCACGACGTCTCGGTGCCCGTTTCGGCGATCCCGGCCTTCATGCACGAAGCAGACGCGAAGGTGCTCGAGATGATCCCCGGCGCCCGCATCTGCGGTTTCGGCCACATCGGCGACGGCAATATCCATTACAACATTTCCCAACCGATCGGCGCCGACCGCGACGCCTTCCTTGCCCGCTGGGACGAGGTCAACGACGCCGTGCACGCCATCGTGCTGAAGTATGGCGGATCGATTTCCGCCGAACACGGTATCGGCCAGCTGAAGCGCGACAAGCTCGCGGCCGTGCGCTCCGAGATCGAGATGGACCTGATGCGTCGCATCAAGCGCTCCTTCGACCCCGCCGGCATCATGAACCCCGGCAAGGTCGTGAAGATCGACTAG
- a CDS encoding SAM-dependent methyltransferase, with protein sequence MALDFNALVRQIIRVGTLRVQHSDGSTEIFGDGSGAPVAIRFTDDKAAGEIAADPPLKLGEVYMDGRMVFDEGDIYSFLALVKSNTVNEVFSPLMMARLFWRMGLSQALARLPVNHNRQNVSHHYDLSAKLFDLFLDPDWQYSCAYFEPADISLEEAQLAKKRHIAAKLLMEQGQKVLEIGSGWGGMAMYLAEAYNADVTGITLSHEQLDVSRRRAEKRNLADRVRFELQDYRYYKDKTFDRIVSVGMFEHVGVANYAGFFRKCAELLDKDGVMVLHSIGRPKPSYATNPFIEKYIFPGGYIPSVGEVAPHVEKAGLLVKDVEILSIHYAETLKAWRERFLARKEEAVALYDERFVRMWEFYLAGSEIAFRYDELFVFQMQIARQQYAVPNNRTYIAEREAGLKTFEASRAPLEKVEF encoded by the coding sequence ATGGCATTGGATTTTAATGCTTTAGTCCGGCAGATCATACGTGTCGGCACTTTAAGAGTTCAGCATTCAGACGGATCAACTGAAATTTTCGGCGACGGTTCGGGAGCGCCGGTAGCAATCCGGTTTACGGACGACAAGGCGGCAGGGGAAATTGCCGCCGATCCCCCCTTGAAGCTCGGCGAAGTCTACATGGACGGCCGAATGGTCTTCGACGAAGGCGACATCTATTCCTTCCTCGCGCTGGTCAAGAGCAACACGGTCAACGAGGTCTTCAGCCCGCTGATGATGGCGCGGCTGTTCTGGCGCATGGGCCTGTCGCAGGCGCTGGCGCGCCTCCCGGTCAATCACAACCGGCAGAACGTGTCGCATCACTACGACCTGTCGGCGAAGCTCTTCGATCTCTTTCTCGACCCGGACTGGCAGTATTCCTGCGCCTATTTCGAGCCGGCCGACATCAGCCTTGAAGAGGCGCAACTGGCCAAGAAGCGCCACATCGCCGCCAAGCTCCTGATGGAGCAGGGCCAGAAGGTGCTGGAAATCGGGTCCGGCTGGGGCGGCATGGCCATGTATCTGGCCGAGGCCTACAACGCCGACGTCACCGGCATCACGCTGTCGCACGAACAGCTCGATGTCTCCCGCCGTCGCGCGGAGAAACGCAACCTTGCCGACCGCGTCCGGTTCGAGCTTCAGGATTACCGCTATTACAAGGACAAGACCTTCGACCGCATCGTCTCGGTCGGCATGTTCGAGCATGTCGGTGTCGCCAATTATGCCGGCTTCTTCCGCAAGTGCGCCGAACTTTTGGACAAGGACGGCGTCATGGTCCTGCATTCGATCGGCCGGCCGAAGCCCTCCTATGCGACCAATCCCTTCATCGAAAAGTACATCTTCCCCGGTGGTTATATCCCGTCGGTCGGCGAGGTGGCTCCCCACGTCGAAAAGGCAGGTCTTCTCGTCAAGGACGTGGAGATACTCTCCATCCATTATGCCGAGACGCTGAAAGCCTGGCGCGAACGTTTCCTCGCCCGCAAGGAAGAAGCGGTGGCGCTCTACGATGAACGCTTCGTCCGCATGTGGGAATTCTATCTCGCCGGATCGGAAATCGCCTTCCGCTATGACGAACTCTTCGTCTTCCAGATGCAGATCGCCCGGCAACAATATGCGGTTCCCAACAACCGCACCTACATCGCCGAACGGGAAGCCGGCCTGAAGACCTTTGAAGCAAGCCGAGCGCCACTGGAGAAGGTGGAATTCTGA
- the ubiA gene encoding 4-hydroxybenzoate octaprenyltransferase: MSEMQHTQRVSDAPSDNFVYRLLPPGLWPYAQLARWDRPIGWQLLMWPCFWSAALAANARAAVHTFSGSQLVWHLLLFFIGAVAMRGAGCTYNDLVDHKIDAKVERTRSRPLPSGRVTRMQAKAFIVLQALVGLLVLLQFNWFTVVLGVCSLVVIAIYPFAKRFTDWPQFFLGLAFSWGALMGWAAAFGSLSAAPLVLYAAAIFWTIGYDTIYAHQDKEDDALIGVRSTARLFGENTRIWLAGLYGATVVLIAAACILAGAGFVVYLGLIVGAGLLAWQIAVIDIDDGEQCLKLFKFNNKVGAVIFLGMLIAIPTAI; encoded by the coding sequence ATGAGTGAGATGCAACATACGCAGCGCGTCTCGGATGCGCCTTCCGACAATTTCGTCTACCGGCTGCTGCCGCCGGGGCTCTGGCCCTATGCGCAGCTCGCCCGCTGGGACCGGCCGATCGGCTGGCAGCTCCTGATGTGGCCATGTTTCTGGTCGGCGGCGCTCGCCGCCAATGCCAGGGCTGCGGTTCACACCTTTTCCGGCAGCCAGCTCGTCTGGCATCTGCTGCTGTTCTTCATCGGCGCGGTCGCCATGCGCGGCGCTGGCTGCACCTACAACGATCTCGTCGACCACAAGATCGACGCCAAGGTGGAGCGCACCCGCTCGCGGCCGCTGCCGTCCGGCCGCGTGACACGCATGCAGGCGAAGGCCTTTATCGTCCTTCAGGCGCTCGTTGGTCTTCTGGTGCTGCTGCAGTTCAACTGGTTCACGGTGGTCCTTGGCGTCTGCTCGCTTGTGGTCATCGCGATCTACCCCTTTGCCAAGCGCTTCACCGACTGGCCGCAATTCTTTCTCGGGCTTGCCTTTTCATGGGGCGCCCTGATGGGATGGGCCGCCGCCTTCGGGTCGCTGTCGGCCGCACCGCTGGTTCTCTATGCCGCGGCCATCTTCTGGACGATCGGCTACGACACCATCTATGCCCATCAGGACAAGGAGGATGACGCCCTGATCGGCGTGCGCTCCACCGCCCGCCTGTTTGGCGAAAACACGCGTATCTGGCTTGCCGGCCTCTACGGCGCGACGGTAGTCCTGATTGCTGCGGCATGCATTCTCGCCGGCGCCGGCTTCGTCGTCTATCTCGGCCTGATCGTCGGCGCCGGGCTTCTCGCCTGGCAGATCGCCGTCATCGACATCGACGACGGCGAGCAGTGCCTGAAGCTGTTCAAGTTCAACAACAAGGTCGGCGCCGTCATCTTCCTCGGCATGCTGATCGCCATTCCCACCGCGATCTAG
- a CDS encoding L-threonylcarbamoyladenylate synthase: MARIIDITKNPDEAIAAALPLLEAGKPIAMPTETVYGLAADATNPAAVTAIYETKGRPRFNPLICHMADKAMAERYATFDPVSAQLADRFWPGPLTLILPLKEGSGIHPLATAGLETVGVRVPRGFSATLIKAFDRPLAAPSANTSGKISPTTAAHVDQDLGERIDLILDGGPAKVGLESTIVKVDGDVIRLLRPGGISADEIAAATGLEVVRHDGTNAEIEAPGMLVSHYAPGASMRLMADMLLPGEALLTFGGKRLPGIEYALGIFDLSPSGDLAEAAASLFGMMKDADATGAKTIAVTAIPSHGLGEAINDRLARAAAPRTPETTGQKHDDQ; this comes from the coding sequence ATGGCCCGCATTATCGACATCACCAAGAATCCCGACGAGGCGATAGCCGCCGCGTTGCCTCTGCTTGAAGCCGGCAAGCCGATCGCCATGCCGACCGAGACGGTCTACGGACTGGCTGCGGATGCGACCAATCCGGCGGCCGTGACGGCGATTTACGAGACGAAGGGGCGTCCGCGCTTCAATCCGTTGATCTGCCATATGGCCGACAAGGCGATGGCTGAGCGCTACGCGACATTCGATCCCGTTTCGGCGCAACTGGCGGATAGGTTCTGGCCTGGTCCCCTGACGCTCATCCTGCCGCTGAAGGAAGGTTCCGGCATCCACCCGCTCGCGACCGCCGGGCTCGAGACCGTCGGCGTGCGCGTGCCACGCGGTTTTTCCGCCACGCTGATCAAGGCCTTCGACCGGCCCCTTGCGGCCCCCTCCGCCAACACCTCCGGCAAGATCAGCCCGACGACCGCCGCCCATGTGGACCAGGATCTCGGCGAGCGGATCGACCTGATCCTCGACGGTGGCCCCGCAAAGGTCGGGCTGGAATCGACCATCGTCAAGGTGGACGGAGACGTCATCCGGCTGCTGCGTCCGGGCGGCATCAGTGCCGACGAGATCGCCGCGGCGACAGGCCTCGAGGTGGTGCGCCACGATGGCACGAATGCCGAAATCGAAGCGCCGGGCATGCTGGTATCCCATTATGCGCCGGGCGCCTCCATGCGGCTGATGGCCGACATGCTGCTGCCGGGCGAAGCGCTGCTGACCTTCGGCGGCAAGCGCCTGCCCGGCATCGAATATGCGCTCGGCATCTTCGACCTCAGCCCCTCCGGCGATCTGGCCGAAGCGGCGGCCAGCCTGTTCGGCATGATGAAGGATGCGGACGCCACCGGCGCGAAGACGATTGCCGTCACCGCCATCCCAAGCCACGGACTCGGCGAAGCGATCAACGACCGGCTGGCGCGCGCCGCAGCGCCGCGCACGCCCGAAACCACAGGACAGAAACACGATGACCAGTGA
- a CDS encoding BrnA antitoxin family protein: MTGKLKPLRPLSDDEEAEIQRAIALDPDAREATDEQLAKARPFSEVFPDLHESIQRSRGRPPVDNPRKHVSLRLDADVLDHFKATGKGWQTRINEALRKAAGL; the protein is encoded by the coding sequence ATGACAGGCAAGCTGAAACCGCTTCGACCACTTTCGGACGACGAAGAGGCCGAAATTCAAAGAGCAATTGCGCTGGACCCTGATGCGCGCGAGGCTACGGACGAACAGCTAGCAAAGGCCCGTCCCTTCTCGGAAGTCTTCCCGGATCTCCACGAGAGCATTCAGCGCTCGCGCGGCAGGCCGCCGGTCGACAATCCCCGCAAGCATGTCTCGCTGCGGCTGGATGCGGATGTGCTCGATCACTTCAAGGCCACCGGCAAGGGCTGGCAGACGCGCATCAACGAGGCCCTGCGCAAGGCGGCGGGCCTGTAG